The following proteins come from a genomic window of Astatotilapia calliptera chromosome 11, fAstCal1.2, whole genome shotgun sequence:
- the LOC113031371 gene encoding cytochrome P450 4B1-like — protein MKSAFYWVSDSPPTGDSTENIAFPPALIRKVSSDHLLRFVGEVFLHAEAEDTCTCEMKLTKTFAEFQLGWPHMHYVFVVLCVFVVVYKLTILLAKRREALRNFQAFPGPPPHWLFGHVLEFKQDGTDMDKIVKWGQEYSYVFPIWFGPFVSVINIQHPDYAKTILTSSEPKDDLGYRFIEGWIGNGLLVSEGQKWFRHRRLLTPGFHYDVLKPYVKLMSESAETMLDKWESYASTNEPFELFKHMSLMTLDSIMKCAFSCYSNCQTEGGTNAYIKAVYDLSFLINLRLRMFPYHSDLIFHLSPHGFRYRKARQVTLSHTEEVIRKRREALKEEKELGQIQAKRYLDFLDILLFARDENQQGLSDEDMRAEVDTFMFEGHDTTASGLSFILYCLACNPEHQKICRKEIMEALHDKETMEWEDLSKIPYTTMCIKEALRLYPPVPGIARKTTKTVTFCDGRTVPAGSVVGISVYGIHRNASVWENPNVFDPLRFLPENIAKRSPHAFVPFSAGPRNCIGQNFAMNEMKVVTALTLKRYQLIAEPTMKPKIIPRLVLRSLNGIHIKIKPLET, from the exons ATGAAGTCAGCGTTTTATTGGGTGTCAGATTCCCCGCCTACCGGAGACAGCACTGAAAACATCGCTTTTCCTCCAGCTCTTATCAGAAAGGTGAGCTCAGATCACCTTTTGCGCTTTGTTGGGGAGGTTTTCCTGCACGCGGAGGCGGAAGACACTTGCACCTGCGAGatgaaactaactaaaactttCGCGGAGTTTCAGCTGGGCTGGCCTCACATGCATTACGTCTTTGTtgtgctctgtgtttttgtcgTGGTTTATAAATTAACAATTCTACTTGCGAAAAGAAGGGAAGCACTGCGGAACTTCCAAGCTTTTCCGGGGCCGCCGCCACACTGGCTGTTTGGACATGTTCTGGAG tttaAACAAGATGGGACCGATATGGACAAGATAGTGAAATGGGGACAGGAGTACTCATATGTTTTCCCAATCTGGTTTGGCCCCTTTGTCAGTGTCATCAATATTCAGCATCCAGATTATGCAAAAACTATCCTGACATCATCAG AACCAAAAGATGATTTGGGCTACCGGTTTATTGAGGGTTGGATTG GAAATGGGTTGTTGGTGTCAGAAGGTCAGAAGTGGTTCCGCCACAGGAGGCTCTTAACACCAGGTTTCCATTATGATGTTTTGAAACCATACGTAAAATTGATGTCAGAGTCTGCTGAGACTATGTTG GATAAGTGGGAAAGTTATGCAAGCACAAATGAGCCTTTTGAATTGTTTAAACACATGAGCCTCATGACACTGGACAGCATTATGAAGTGTGCCTTCAGCTGCTACAGCAACTGTCAGACAGAGGG TGGAACAAATGCATACATCAAAGCAGTTTATGACCTCAGTTTTCTAATTAACCTTCGGCTCAGAATGTTTCCGTACCACAGTGACCTCATTTTCCACCTTAGCCCACATGGTTTCAGATACAGAAAAGCACGTCAGGTGACCCTCAGTCATACAG AGGAAGTTATAAGAAAGAGACGAGAAGCACTAAAGGAAGAGAAGGAGCTTGGACAAATACAGGCAAAGAGATAtttggactttctggacatccTTCTCTTTGCAAGA GATGAGAACCAGCAGGGTCTGTCAGATGAAGATATGCGGGCAGAAGTGGACACCTTCATGTTTGAGGGCCATGACACCACAGCCAGTGGCCTGTCTTTCATCCTCTACTGTCTGGCCTGCAACCCAGAACATCAGAAGATTTGCAGGAAGGAGATTATGGAGGCCTTGCATGACAAGGAAACCATGGAGTG GGAGGATCTCAGTAAAATCCCATACACTACAATGTGCATAAAAGAAGCTCTCCGCCTTTACCCCCCTGTACCAGGAATTGCCAGAAAAACCACCAAAACTGTAACCTTTTGTGATGGGAGAACAGTGCCTGCAG GTTCTGTTGTTGGAATAAGTGTGTATGGAATTCACAGGAATGCATCTGTCTGGGAAAACCCTAAT GTCTTTGATCCTCTGCGTTTCCTACCAGAGAACATTGCTAAGAGATCTCCTCATGCGTTTGTGCCCTTCTCAGCTGGGCCAAG AAACTGCATCGGTCAGAACTTTGCTATGAATGAGATGAAAGTGGTGACAGCTCTGACACTGAAGCGATACCAGCTCATAGCGGAGCCCACTATGAAACCCAAGATCATCCCCCGACTGGTTCTCCGCTCACTCAATGGCATCCACATCAAGATCAAACCTTTAGAGACTTAG
- the ppp1r8b gene encoding protein phosphatase 1, regulatory subunit 8b isoform X2 has protein sequence MKGDKLIEKLIIDEKKYYLFGRNPDWCDFTIDHQSCSRVHAALVYHKHLKRVFLIDLNSTHGTFLGHIRLEAHKPQQVPIDSTISFGASTRTYTIREKPQTQGSAGTGDSKTGDDEELKGLLGLPEEETELENLTEFNTAHNKRISLLTIEEGNLEIQRPKRKRKNSRVTFSEEDSIINPEDIDPSVGRFRNMVQTAVIPIKKRRLEGQNTLGFDDLTSKRMHGYGFGGGLYGDLPPTSHENQPIGAPGGVAMQGGLPLPFPNPAPEVDLAPEAPQPPVTLNPTPVTAPYLPETHNEPRKKKYAKETWPGKKPTPSLLI, from the exons ATGAAGGGGGACAAACTGATAGAG AAACTGATCATAGATGAAAAGAAGTACTACCTATTTGGGAGGAACCCCGACTGGTGCGACTTCACCATTGACCATCAGTCGTGCTCTCGTGTTCACGCTGCACTAGTCTATCACAAACACCTGAAAAGGGTCTTCCTCATAGACCTCAACAGCA CACACGGTACTTTCCTTGGACACATTCGGCTGGAGGCCCACAAGCCTCAGCAGGTTCCCATAGACTCTACAATATCTTTTGGGGCCTCAACACGGACTTACACCATCAGAGAGAAACCTCAAACCCAAGGCAGTGCTGGCACAGGGGACAGCAAGACAGGAGATGATGAGGAGCTGAAAGGACTGCTTGGGCTTCCAGAAGAAGAGACAGAACTGGAG AACCTGACAGAGTTCAACACAGCTCACAACAAGCGCATCTCCCTCCTCACCATTGAGGAAGGCAACCTGGAAATCCAGAGGCCCAAGAGGAAACGAAAAAATTCCAGAGTTACCTTCAGTGAAGAAGATTCCATCATTAATCCAG AGGATATAGACCCCTCTGTTGGGCGCTTCAGAAATATGGTGCAGACTGCTGTCATCCCTATAAAG AAACGGAGATTAGAGGGCCAGAACACTTTGGGTTTTGATGACTTGACTTCAAAACGCATGCACGGCTACGGCTTTGGTGGTGGTCTCTATGGGGACTTGCCTCCCACCAGTCATGAGAACCAGCCGATAGGAGCTCCAGGAGGTGTTGCCATGCAGGGAGGGCTTCCTCTCCCTTTCCCTAACCCAGCACCAGAGGTAGACCTGGCCCCTGAGGCTCCACAGCCACCTGTCACTCTCAACCCCACACCTGTTACAGCTCCTTACCTACCGGAGACCCACAACGAGCCACGAAAAAAGAAGTATGCCAAAGAAACTTGGCCAGGCAAGAAACCCACCCCTTCACTACTCATCTAA
- the ppp1r8b gene encoding protein phosphatase 1, regulatory subunit 8b isoform X1: MATKISKDSPPPFDCPSWAGKPPPGLHLDVMKGDKLIEKLIIDEKKYYLFGRNPDWCDFTIDHQSCSRVHAALVYHKHLKRVFLIDLNSTHGTFLGHIRLEAHKPQQVPIDSTISFGASTRTYTIREKPQTQGSAGTGDSKTGDDEELKGLLGLPEEETELENLTEFNTAHNKRISLLTIEEGNLEIQRPKRKRKNSRVTFSEEDSIINPEDIDPSVGRFRNMVQTAVIPIKKRRLEGQNTLGFDDLTSKRMHGYGFGGGLYGDLPPTSHENQPIGAPGGVAMQGGLPLPFPNPAPEVDLAPEAPQPPVTLNPTPVTAPYLPETHNEPRKKKYAKETWPGKKPTPSLLI; encoded by the exons ATGGCGACTAAAATAAGCAAAGACAGTCCCCCTCCTTTTGATTGTCCATCATG GGCAGGCAAACCGCCCCCTGGGCTCCACCTGGACGTGATGAAGGGGGACAAACTGATAGAG AAACTGATCATAGATGAAAAGAAGTACTACCTATTTGGGAGGAACCCCGACTGGTGCGACTTCACCATTGACCATCAGTCGTGCTCTCGTGTTCACGCTGCACTAGTCTATCACAAACACCTGAAAAGGGTCTTCCTCATAGACCTCAACAGCA CACACGGTACTTTCCTTGGACACATTCGGCTGGAGGCCCACAAGCCTCAGCAGGTTCCCATAGACTCTACAATATCTTTTGGGGCCTCAACACGGACTTACACCATCAGAGAGAAACCTCAAACCCAAGGCAGTGCTGGCACAGGGGACAGCAAGACAGGAGATGATGAGGAGCTGAAAGGACTGCTTGGGCTTCCAGAAGAAGAGACAGAACTGGAG AACCTGACAGAGTTCAACACAGCTCACAACAAGCGCATCTCCCTCCTCACCATTGAGGAAGGCAACCTGGAAATCCAGAGGCCCAAGAGGAAACGAAAAAATTCCAGAGTTACCTTCAGTGAAGAAGATTCCATCATTAATCCAG AGGATATAGACCCCTCTGTTGGGCGCTTCAGAAATATGGTGCAGACTGCTGTCATCCCTATAAAG AAACGGAGATTAGAGGGCCAGAACACTTTGGGTTTTGATGACTTGACTTCAAAACGCATGCACGGCTACGGCTTTGGTGGTGGTCTCTATGGGGACTTGCCTCCCACCAGTCATGAGAACCAGCCGATAGGAGCTCCAGGAGGTGTTGCCATGCAGGGAGGGCTTCCTCTCCCTTTCCCTAACCCAGCACCAGAGGTAGACCTGGCCCCTGAGGCTCCACAGCCACCTGTCACTCTCAACCCCACACCTGTTACAGCTCCTTACCTACCGGAGACCCACAACGAGCCACGAAAAAAGAAGTATGCCAAAGAAACTTGGCCAGGCAAGAAACCCACCCCTTCACTACTCATCTAA
- the themis2 gene encoding protein THEMIS2, whose amino-acid sequence MAGATALPLQEFIASLDDTCLPKLLQVCSGVYFQGSIYEISGSEVCFSTGDLIKVTKIELLSVSCQDVANNETFELPISHTGLFRVVPEEMPYSTVEEMVSMRPVGLDSSLPFTFSSHSKMTIGNLALGAGTALTVLSVEKHKDQEDQVRCLIRGQQEASAEVCIPVSFRGEFYECESEERFTLREIMSSSSLRSRRFRFVNATKCDRPLMLSPVYHVQAVMNLRKNVVKFPSSLEVDVVDVTELCKDVHFIVPLSLSEVHSEPNKSFPGVVEIIEDPETRSLFKCSWLPELRKNEHLIFHKKGTSPMILLSTLKSRKTPQYFLVSQQYGGRFRRRPREFNSVYELYVASIHAPGLKVSVTRNCEEVEEEGLPALSVGEQLEVVRCDRMVLPCEGKAGQKQSVEALLCYRLQESDDDDDDDDEDEDQVKREDEKEEIIMPLYMEGHFVEVLSDNRKYKLSDLGKEFSLPLDVKVVGRDTELEKDPLYGFSCLRIEAAMLEPTIQASFVHKPEYCFEIPTQWLSMSVYFTTDPLPWPKDQPPTCQVERVTEVADTFFYEFRKRGNSDAEPPPRPPKRNMSFSAPPKKTKKSKKANKSKHQGDKSVPTKQFSDLTLNNKKRPPAPPPPANEDEPPPLVPRKFSAADQTIGKALPNTYVQMKESAKTGSVPEDENGDSDHDYETVDDTLAVMMKKAQENVMYY is encoded by the exons atgGCAGGCGCCACTGCTTTGCCACTTCAGGAATTCATCGCGTCATTGGACGATACCTGTCTGCCAAAACTTTTGCAAGTTTGCTCTGGAGTATATTTCCAAG GTTCTATATATGAAATTTCTGGGAGTGAAGTGTGCTTTTCCACTGGGGATCTAATAAAGGTCACTAAAATTGAGCTCCTATCAGTTTCCTGTCAAGACGTAGCAAACAATGAAACATTTGAGCTGCCTATCAGCCACACAG gCTTGTTCAGGGTCGTGCCAGAGGAGATGCCATACAGTACGGTAGAGGAGATGGTCAGCATGAGGCCGGTAGGCCTCGACTCCTCTCTTCCCTTCACTTTCTCCAGCCACTCCAAGATGACCATTGGCAATTTAGCACTGGGAGCTGGGACAGCTTTGACTGTGCTCTCTGTTGAGAAGCACAAGGATCAAGAGGATCAAGTCCGCTGCCTTATTCGAGGACAACAAGAAGCCTCAGCTGAAGTGTGCATCCCTGTTTCTTTCCGAGGGGAGTTCTATGAGTGTGAGAGTGAGGAGCGCTTTACCCTGCGGGAAATCATGTCCTCGTCGTCCCTGCGTAGCCGAAGGTTTCGCTTTGTCAATGCTACCAAGTGTGATCGGCCTCTTATGCTCAGTCCAGTATACCATGTCCAGGCCGTCATGAACT TGAGGAAGAATGTGGTGAAGTTTCCATCCAGCTTAGAAGTGGATGTGGTCGATGTCACCGAGCTGTGTAAAGATGTGCATTTTATTGTACCCCTTTCTCTGAGTGAAGTCCACTCTGAGCCGAATAAATCATTCCCTGGAGTGGTGGAGATCATCGAAGACCCAGAGACGCGCTCCCTGTTCAAGTGCAGCTGGCTACCGGAGCTTCGCAAGAATGAGCAcctgatttttcacaaaaaaggaACCTCGCCCATGATTTTATTATCCACTTtgaaaagcaggaaaacacCGCAGTACTTCCTGGTGTCTCAGCAATATGGTGGACGTTTCCGGAGACGGCCAAGAGAGTTTAATTCAGTATACGAGCTGTACGTTGCTTCAATCCACGCACCAGGTCTGAAGGTCAGCGTAACAAGGAACTGTGAGGAAGTGGAAGAGGAGGGACTCCCTGCCCTCAGTGTGGGGGAACAGCTTGAGGTTGTGCGCTGCGATAGGATGGTTTTACCCTGTGAAGGCAAAGCAGGACAGAAGCAGTCGGTAGAGGCTCTTTTGTGTTATCGCCTTCAAGAGTcggacgatgatgatgatgatgatgatgaggatgaggatcAGGTGAAAAGGGAGGATGAAAAGGAAGAGATTATTATGCCTCTTTACATGGAGGGTCACTTTGTGGAAGTACTCAGTGACAACAGGAAGTACAAACTCAGTGACTTGGGGAAGGAGTTTAGCTTGCCTCTGGATGTTAAAGTGGTGGGCCGTGATACAGAACTCGAGAAGGATCCCCTCTATGGGTTCTCATGTCTCAGAATAGAGGCAGCTATGTTGGAACCCACCATTCAGGCAAGCTTTGTACACAAGCCAGAGTACTGTTTCGAGATCCCAACGCAGTGGCTCTCAATGTCTGTCTATTTTACTACAGACCCCCTCCCATGGCCCAAAGATCAACCCCCCACGTGTCAAGTGGAAAGAGTTACCGAAGTTGCAGACACATTCTTTTATGAGTTTCGCAAACGTGGTAACTCAGATGCGGAGCCGCCACCTCGACCACCAAAGCGAAACATGTCATTTTCGGCACctcccaaaaaaacaaagaaatcaaagaagGCAAACAAATCCAAACATCAAGGAGACAAAAGCGTCCCAACCAAACAGTTCAGCGACTTGACTTTGAATAATAAAAAGAGGCCCCCCGCCCCACCACCTCCC GCTAATGAAGATGAGCCCCCACCACTTGTGCCCCGAAAGTTCTCAGCGGCTGACCAAACCATAGGCAAGGCTCTGCCAAACACTTATGTACAAATGAAGGAGTCTGCTAAAACAG GGAGTGTGCCTGAGGATGAAAATGGGGACAGTGACCATGACTATGAAACTGTGGATGACACTTTGGCTGTTATGATGAAGAAAGCACAAGAAAATGTTATGTACTACTAA
- the rpa2 gene encoding replication protein A 32 kDa subunit isoform X1: MSKPLRGRNIRQKSRPGLKGGYSESSMAGGYTQSPGGFASPALSQGGEKKGRTRANQIIPCTVSQLMSASQADESFRVGDVDVAQVTIVGVIRSTDKSMTNIQYKVDDMTGAPMDVKQWVDTEDQSVDSTVLPPGTYVKVSGNLRSFQNHRSVVAFSVRPLEDMNEITSHMLEVVQAHMALSKPQTMSAAGGGMSSSAMPMSRPTMGGMDGNAGGYAGANDMTNNGLSANQNQVLCLIRSCPEPQGISIQELKKRLGSMSIAVIKQAVEFLSNEGHIFSTIDEDHYKSTDSDD, from the exons ATGTCGAAGCCTTTGAGAGGAAGAAACATCCGACAAAAATCAAGACCTGGTTTAAAAG GAGGGTACAGTGAGTCCAGTATGGCTGGGGGCTACACTCAGTCTCCAGGAGGATTTGCATCACCTGCCTTATCCCAGGGGGGAGAGAAAAAGGGG AGAACACGTGCCAACCAAATAATCCCCTGCACAGTGTCTCAGCTAATGTCTGCTTCCCAAGCCGATGAGTCATTCAGAGTAGGAGATGTGGATGTTGCCCAG GTCACCATTGTGGGGGTCATCAGAAGCACAGATAAATCCATGACCAACATCCAGTACAAGGTTGATGACATGACAGGCGCTCCCATGGATGTGAAGCAATGGGTAGACACAGAG gacCAAAGTGTGGACAGCACTGTCCTTCCCCCAGGAACATATGTCAAAGTATCTGGAAATCTGCGCTCTTTTCAG AACCACAGGTCTGTTGTGGCATTCAGCGTCAGGCCCCTGGAGGATATGAATGAAATCACCTCTCATATGTTAGAGGTTGTCCAAGCACACATGGCACTCAGCAAGCCTCAAACTATG TCGGCTGCCGGAGGAGGAATGAGCAGTAGTGCCATGCCCATGTCACGACCCACCATGGGAGGCATGGATGGGAATGCAGGAGGCTATGCAGGTGCCAACGACATGACCAACAATGGGTTAAGTGCAAACCAGAATCAG GTGCTGTGTTTGATAAGAAGCTGTCCAGAACCGCAGGGTATTAGCATTCAAGAACTAAAGAAGAGACTCGGCAGCATGAGTATTGCTGTGATCAA ACAAGCTGTGGAGTTCCTTAGCAACGAAGGTCATATCTTTTCCACCATCGACGAAGATCACTACAAATCAACTGACAGTGATGACTAG
- the rpa2 gene encoding replication protein A 32 kDa subunit isoform X2 codes for MWNQGGYSESSMAGGYTQSPGGFASPALSQGGEKKGRTRANQIIPCTVSQLMSASQADESFRVGDVDVAQVTIVGVIRSTDKSMTNIQYKVDDMTGAPMDVKQWVDTEDQSVDSTVLPPGTYVKVSGNLRSFQNHRSVVAFSVRPLEDMNEITSHMLEVVQAHMALSKPQTMSAAGGGMSSSAMPMSRPTMGGMDGNAGGYAGANDMTNNGLSANQNQVLCLIRSCPEPQGISIQELKKRLGSMSIAVIKQAVEFLSNEGHIFSTIDEDHYKSTDSDD; via the exons ATGTGGAATCAGG GAGGGTACAGTGAGTCCAGTATGGCTGGGGGCTACACTCAGTCTCCAGGAGGATTTGCATCACCTGCCTTATCCCAGGGGGGAGAGAAAAAGGGG AGAACACGTGCCAACCAAATAATCCCCTGCACAGTGTCTCAGCTAATGTCTGCTTCCCAAGCCGATGAGTCATTCAGAGTAGGAGATGTGGATGTTGCCCAG GTCACCATTGTGGGGGTCATCAGAAGCACAGATAAATCCATGACCAACATCCAGTACAAGGTTGATGACATGACAGGCGCTCCCATGGATGTGAAGCAATGGGTAGACACAGAG gacCAAAGTGTGGACAGCACTGTCCTTCCCCCAGGAACATATGTCAAAGTATCTGGAAATCTGCGCTCTTTTCAG AACCACAGGTCTGTTGTGGCATTCAGCGTCAGGCCCCTGGAGGATATGAATGAAATCACCTCTCATATGTTAGAGGTTGTCCAAGCACACATGGCACTCAGCAAGCCTCAAACTATG TCGGCTGCCGGAGGAGGAATGAGCAGTAGTGCCATGCCCATGTCACGACCCACCATGGGAGGCATGGATGGGAATGCAGGAGGCTATGCAGGTGCCAACGACATGACCAACAATGGGTTAAGTGCAAACCAGAATCAG GTGCTGTGTTTGATAAGAAGCTGTCCAGAACCGCAGGGTATTAGCATTCAAGAACTAAAGAAGAGACTCGGCAGCATGAGTATTGCTGTGATCAA ACAAGCTGTGGAGTTCCTTAGCAACGAAGGTCATATCTTTTCCACCATCGACGAAGATCACTACAAATCAACTGACAGTGATGACTAG
- the smpdl3b gene encoding acid sphingomyelinase-like phosphodiesterase 3b, translated as MFLPLKGFDMSAVRLLLSCFLFKEAFALSGNFWHITDLHWDPTYKLSNNNPALVCASSGKRPAANAGKFGDYVCDSPWHLINSSVYAMKSILPNPDFIVWTGDDTPHVDNKDLGEDAVLNIINNLTDIINRVFPNTKVYSALGNHDYHPKSQLPAAPSSMYDRIAEMWQGWLDPKSKETFKKGGYYTEKLMNQTGFRMLVLNTNLYYDQNKLTTNMDDPADQFSWSDQILTEATNNKEKVYIIGHVPPGFFEKKRSKPWFTPKFNRRYLDLIEKHHSVIKGQFFGHHHTDSFRMFYNTEGSPISTMFLSPGVTPWETTLPGVKDGANNPGIRVFEYDTETLLVKDVVTYYLNLTHANVATGRWEKEYRLTESFRVPDASPASMHEVLKRVADDPRYLQKYYDFNSVNYDLRDCDSDCRVDHVCAAREVDFDRYEHCLVKEGAVFIYGGLLPLISVALSLVVAHE; from the exons ATGTTTCTTCCTCTCAAAGGCTTCGACATGTCGGCAGTAAGGCTGCTTCtgtcttgctttctttttaaagaggCTTTTGCGCTCTCGG GGAACTTTTGGCACATCACGGATCTCCACTGGGACCCAACGTACAAACTGAGCAACAACAATCCTGCACTGGTGTGCGCATCCAGTGGCAAACGACCTGCAGCCAATGCTGGTAAATTTGGAGACTATGTTTGTGACTCGCCATGGCACCTGATCAACTCTTCTGTTTATGCAATGAAGAGTATTCTACCAAACCCGGACTTCATCGTATGGACTGG TGATGACACTCCACATGTTGATAATAAAGATCTGGGAGAAGACGCAGTGCTCAACATTATCAACAACCTCACTGACATCATAAATCGAGTGTTTCCAA ACACTAAAGTGTACTCAGCCCTGGGGAACCATGATTACCACCCGAAGAGTCAGCTTCCTGCAGCCCCAAGCTCTATGTATGACCGAATAGCAGAAATGTGGCAAGGCTGGTTGGATCCAAAgtcaaaagaaacatttaaaaaag GTGGATACTACACAGAAAAGCTCATGAATCAGACTGGTTTCAGGATGCTGGTCCTTAACACCAATCTCTACTATGATCAGAACAAGCTGACCACGAACATGGATGACCCAGCGGACCAGTTTAGTTGGTCAGATCAGATTCTTACAGAGGCAACCAACAACAAAGAGAAG GTTTACATCATTGGCCACGTTCCTCCAGGTTTCTTCGAGAAGAAAAGAAGTAAACCATGGTTTACACCAAAGTTCAACCGGCGATATTTGGATTTAATTGAGAAGCATCATTCTGTCATTAAAGGCCAGTTCTTTGGCCATCATCACACTGATAGCTTCCGTATGTTCTACAACACAGAGG GTTCTCCCATTAGTACCATGTTCCTCAGCCCTGGTGTCACACCGTGGGAAACAACACTTCCTGGAGTTAAGGATGGAGCGAACAATCCTGGGATTCGTGTCTTTGAATATGACACAGAAACACTGCTAGTCAAG GATGTGGTGACCTATTACCTGAACCTTACTCATGCTAATGTAGCCACAGGACGCTGGGAGAAAGAGTATCGCCTCACAGAGAGTTTCAGAGTACCAGATGCCTCTCCAGCCTCCATGCACGAGGTTCTAAAGCGTGTAGCTGATGACCCCCGCTACCTGCAGAAGTACTATGATTTCAACTCTGTGAACTATGACCTGAGGGATTGTGACAGCGACTGCCGTGTTGACCACGTGTGCGCAGCACGAGAGGTAGACTTTGACAGGTATGAACACTGCCTCGTTAAGGAGGGGGCAGTTTTCATCTATGGTGGCCTCCTGCCACTCATCTCCGTGGCTTTAAGTCTGGTGGTGGCCCATGAGTAA
- the mecr gene encoding enoyl-[acyl-carrier-protein] reductase, mitochondrial, with protein MWVPLHAVCLRSQRVCRRSVAAAVSQCFRHRDASVSHFSHSAGLSAQTCKALVYRTHGDPSRVVQLEGVELPSLGAKDVLVKVLAAPINPSDINMIQGTYAILPDLPAVGGNEGVAQVVEVGSQVKSLKTGDWVIPKDAGLGTWRTQAVLPEEDVISVPNDIPLVSAATLGVNPCTAFRMLSDFEDLKPGDSVIQNAANSGVGQAVIQIAAARGINTINVIRDRPEFTELSDKLKAIGASHVIKEEALRKHEIKELFKTCPKPKLALNGVGGKSATELLRHLQIGGSMVTYGGMSKQPVTVPVSALIFKDVKVRGFWVTQWKRDHSHDGRAFRAMLDELCSLIKQGKLTAPACTEVGLQQYHAALDTAMQPFISTKQVLVM; from the exons ATGTGGGTGCCACTCCACGCAGTCTGTCTAAGAAGCCAGAGAGTTTGCAGACGAAGCGTCGCTGCGGCTGTTTCACAGTGTTTCAGGCACAGAGACGCTAGCGTTTCCCACTTCAGCCATTCAGCCGGACTCTCCGCACAAACATGCAAGGCACTTGTGTACAGAACCCACGGAGACCCTTCCCGAGTCGTTCA GTTGGAGGGTGTAGAGCTTCCTTCCTTAGGTGCAAAGGATGTCTTGGTTAAAGTGCTGGCTGCCCCAATCAACCCATCAGACATAAACATGATTCAAG gTACTTATGCTATCCTGCCGGATCTCCCAGCTGTTGGTGGCAATGAAGGTGTGGCCCAGGTCGTAGAGGTGGGCAGCCAGGTGAAGTCCCTCAAGACAGGAGACTGGGTGATCCCAAAAGATGCTGGTTTAG GCACATGGAGGACACAGGCAGTGCTACCTGAGGAAGATGTTATCTCTGTACCAAATGACATTCCCCTGGTGTCTGCTGCCACACTCGGGGTGAATCCCTGCACCGCTTTCAGGATGCTCTCCGACTTTGAAGACCTCAAGCCAG GTGATTCTGTGATCCAGAACGCTGCCAACAGCGGAGTTGGACAGGCTGTCATACAGATTGCTGCTGCAAGGGGAATAAACACTATTAATGTTATAAGAGACAG GCCAGAGTTCACAGAGCTCAGTGATAAGCTGAAGGCTATTGGAGCTAGTCATGTAATCAAAGAAGAGGCCTTGAGGAAGCATGAGATTAAAGAACTCTTTAAG ACTTGTCCGAAGCCCAAACTAGCATTAAATGGAGTTGGAGGCAAGAGTGCAACAGAACTTCTCCGTCATCTACA AATCGGAGGGTCAATGGTGACGTATGGGGGAATGTCCAAACAGCCAGTCACTGTTCCTGTG AGTGCTCTTATTTTCAAAGATGTGAAGGTTCGAGGGTTTTGGGTAACACAGTGGAAGAGAGATCACTCTCATG ATGGAAGGGCATTTAGAGCCATGCTGGATGAACTGTGCTCCCTCATCAAGCAGGGAAAGCTGACAGCTCCCGCCTGCACTGAGGTGGGTCTGCAGCAGTATCACGCAGCTCTGGATACTGCTATGCAGCCTTTCATATCAACTAAACAGGTTTTGGTCATGTGA